One part of the Pecten maximus chromosome 9, xPecMax1.1, whole genome shotgun sequence genome encodes these proteins:
- the LOC117333841 gene encoding mu-type opioid receptor-like, with the protein MTEQHHTANSLAKGIPPFMIVFGTFGNIFSIYILTRKNIRQSTCTVYLVVLACSDLVVLYTGLLRTWISATFQNDIRTHTSGICKIHTWLVYVSLDFSAWILVAVTAERVALVWFPHKAKVKCTKKTAAFVITPIFVFLMLINSHIFYGIDRVVKIDGNSTSIECYFVSESYRHFFEELWPWVDLTIFCGLPFCFLVSGNVLIITKVFASQRTTRRQVVPHDPNGRTQRSQMSSMSIMLFCLNCVFLLCTTPISIYLIGYVHWARGATEATKANLTLFWTLVNVLMYANNTFNFLLYCMSGSRFRAEVRVVFRTVFKLHNNFDRTENNLRRTMGATDRARNTTIPLEDRERNTGDSKDNNNFLSVLTQPGEIKCDSRTNS; encoded by the coding sequence ATGACAGAACAGCACCACACAGCAAATTCTCTTGCCAAGGGGATTCCACCATTTATGATAGTTTTCGGGACGTTCGGAAACATCTTTTCTATTTACATTCTTACGAGAAAGAACATTCGACAGTCaacgtgtacagtatatctcGTGGTGTTAGCTTGTTCCGACCTCGTTGTGCTTTATACCGGTCTTTTGCGCACGTGGATATCCGCCACCTTCCAGAACGACATCCGAACTCACACTTCCGGTATTTGTAAAATACACACCTGGTTAGTGTACGTTTCCCTGGATTTCTCAGCCTGGATTCTCGTAGCTGTCACGGCAGAGCGTGTAGCCTTGGTTTGGTTCCCCCACAAGGCCAAGGTCAAATGCACTAAGAAAACAGCCGCCTTCGTAATAACACCTATATTTGTGTTTCTCATGTTAATCAACAGTCATATTTTTTACGGTATAGACAGGGTGGTAAAAATTGACGGCAATTCAACTAGTATAGAGTGTTATTTCGTTTCCGAGAGTTACCGTCATTTCTTCGAAGAACTCTGGCCTTGGGTTGATTTAACGATATTTTGTGGACTTCcgttttgttttcttgtttcaGGCAATGTGTTGATAATAACAAAAGTGTTTGCCAGTCAAAGAACGACAAGAAGACAAGTAGTACCTCATGATCCCAACGGTCGCACGCAGCGGTCTCAAATGTCATCTATGAGTATAATGTTATTCTGTCTTAACTGCGTCTTCTTGCTTTGTACGACACCTATCAGCATTTATTTAATCGGTTATGTACACTGGGCCCGTGGAGCTACAGAGGCCACCAAAGCCAATCTGACCCTCTTCTGGACATTGGTGAACGTACTGATGTACGCTAACAATACATTCAACTTCCTCTTATACTGTATGAGTGGAAGTCGCTTTAGAGCGGAAGTTAGGGTCGTGTTCAGGACTGTATTTAAACTTCATAACAATTTTGATAGGACAGAAAATAATTTAAGGAGAACAATGGGCGCGACGGATCGTGCTAGAAATACTACCATTCCTTTGGAGGATCGAGAAAGAAATACCGGTGATTCAAAAGACAACAATAATTTTCTCTCTGTGCTAACACAACCTGGGGAAATCAAATGTGACAGCAGAACAAACTCGTAG